From the genome of Malus domestica chromosome 04, GDT2T_hap1, one region includes:
- the LOC103433232 gene encoding uncharacterized protein, with amino-acid sequence MGGGSRGSKKILVGLVLVMFLGIAVYLRLWTIDYSISSDESELLRRQFDLANREAMDESAEWRLKYDEEAEKATKCMNQLKQIEGSFGEGDGNATTVNQKLLNLQKENMALVERMEALKEELEAEKLKCSVQ; translated from the exons atggggggtGGTAGTAGAGGGAGCAAGAAAATACTGGTGGGTTTGGTGCTGGTCATGTTTCTAGGAATCGCCGTCTACTTGCGGCTCTGGACTATCGACTACTCCATTTCTTCCGATGAATCCGAGCTCCTCAG GCGGCAGTTTGACCTTGCAAATAGGGAAGCAATGGATGAATCTGCTGAGTGGAGGCTGAAATACGATGAAGAAGCCGAAAAGGCTACCAAGTGTATGAATCAACTCAAACAG ATAGAGGGATCATTTGGGGAGGGTGATGGAAATGCCACTACTGTCAACCAGAAATTGTTGAATCTACAAAAG GAAAATATGGCCTTAGTCGAACGGATGGAAGCCTTGAAAGAGGAGCTTGAGGCCGagaagctgaagtgcagcgtTCAATAG